A window of the Lactobacillus amylovorus DSM 20531 genome harbors these coding sequences:
- a CDS encoding peptide ABC transporter substrate-binding protein, with translation MSKLKGVLAGIVTVSVGLLLAACGNNNASTAEKNTLNLSTTAPLDTIDISKSTGFGQTGNVFESFYRLGKNGKPTAGLAKSGSVSKDGKTWTFKLRDAKWSNGDSITAQDFVYSWRRSLNPKTASPYSYLFSGVKNADAVAKGKMKPSAVGISAPNKRTVVVKLNRPIAYFKVLMAYPLFGPQNEKVVNKYGKKYATKAQYQVYSGPFKIKGWNGTNDTWSFVKNNDYWDKKVVKLDKINYQVVKSNNTGYQMYQQGKLDLTPLSSEQVKNLKSNKDFTQYPYSLVRFLLYNFKDKNAVNRKALNNKNIRLALSLSIDRDIVTKKVLGNGSTLPTGFVATDLAKNPTNGQDFAKEQAVKNTVDYNPALAKKYWKQGLKEIGESSLTFNILASNDESDSDQLTQYLQSQWTKELRGIKVNITNVPEKSSDSRAQEGNFDIYLSHWGGDFNDPMTFMQITMTGTSYNYGKWSDANYDNLVRKAGNQDANDPATRWNDLVSAAKIVNKNQAITPIYQQTTAYLQKPRVHGLIHNTAGTQWSYKYAYVK, from the coding sequence TAACAATGCTTCGACAGCAGAAAAGAACACATTGAATTTAAGCACTACAGCACCACTGGACACCATTGACATCAGCAAGTCTACCGGTTTTGGTCAAACGGGCAATGTCTTTGAAAGCTTTTATCGTTTGGGCAAAAACGGTAAGCCTACTGCGGGTCTTGCTAAGAGCGGTAGTGTATCAAAAGATGGCAAAACTTGGACTTTTAAGTTGAGGGATGCCAAGTGGTCAAACGGTGATTCAATTACCGCGCAAGATTTTGTTTACTCATGGCGCAGAAGCTTGAATCCTAAGACCGCTTCACCATATTCATATCTTTTTAGCGGCGTAAAGAATGCGGATGCGGTTGCAAAAGGCAAGATGAAGCCAAGTGCAGTTGGTATTTCTGCACCAAATAAGCGAACTGTAGTCGTTAAGCTGAACAGACCGATCGCTTACTTCAAGGTTCTGATGGCTTACCCATTGTTTGGACCACAAAACGAAAAGGTCGTTAACAAGTACGGCAAGAAATATGCGACTAAGGCACAATACCAGGTTTACTCAGGTCCATTCAAGATTAAGGGCTGGAACGGTACCAATGATACTTGGTCCTTTGTTAAAAATAATGATTATTGGGATAAAAAGGTGGTTAAGTTAGACAAGATTAACTACCAAGTAGTGAAGTCTAACAACACCGGCTACCAGATGTACCAACAAGGCAAGCTGGATTTAACCCCACTTTCAAGCGAGCAAGTGAAGAATTTGAAGAGCAATAAGGACTTTACTCAATACCCATACTCATTGGTTAGATTCTTGCTTTATAACTTCAAGGACAAGAACGCAGTTAACCGTAAGGCTTTGAATAATAAAAATATTCGCTTGGCCTTGTCACTTTCAATTGACCGCGACATTGTGACTAAGAAGGTTTTAGGCAATGGCTCAACCTTGCCAACAGGTTTTGTCGCAACTGATTTAGCTAAGAATCCAACAAATGGCCAGGACTTTGCTAAGGAACAAGCGGTAAAGAATACCGTTGATTACAATCCTGCTTTGGCTAAGAAGTACTGGAAACAAGGCTTGAAAGAAATCGGTGAAAGCAGCTTAACCTTTAACATTTTGGCTTCAAACGATGAGTCTGATAGTGATCAATTAACGCAATACTTGCAATCACAATGGACCAAGGAATTACGTGGCATCAAGGTTAATATTACAAATGTGCCAGAAAAATCTTCGGATAGTCGTGCACAAGAAGGTAACTTCGATATTTACTTGTCACACTGGGGCGGTGACTTCAACGATCCAATGACCTTCATGCAAATTACGATGACTGGCACTTCATACAACTATGGTAAGTGGTCAGATGCTAACTACGATAACTTGGTCAGAAAAGCTGGCAATCAGGATGCTAACGATCCTGCAACGCGCTGGAACGATTTGGTTTCTGCCGCTAAGATCGTGAACAAGAACCAAGCAATTACGCCAATTTACCAACAAACTACGGCATATTTGCAAAAGCCACGCGTTCATGGTTTGATTCATAATACTGCTGGTACGCAATGGTCATACAAGTATGCTTATGTGAAGTAG